Proteins from one Celeribacter indicus genomic window:
- a CDS encoding xanthine dehydrogenase family protein molybdopterin-binding subunit, producing MKFSPGEANPRHEDDRLLTGHGRYSDDVNLPGQAHAAIVRSPYAHAAINGIDGEAALDMPGVLAVLTGADWVADGLGEVANPGIVMKTPLLRPDGVPFVNPGRRPLPTDRVRYVGEPVAMVVAETAAAAALAAEMVELDLDPLPAATATATARDAEAPLVWEDFPRNEVFVYRAGDADATAKALSAAPRVVTDRLVINRIHANPMEPRSCTGDYDAGRDHYTIYGGVQRSFSFRDMLAREVFRVTPDQVDVVPGDVGGSFGLKGSMNMEMPLVGWASKRLGRPVKWTATRTEMLTGDDHARDVIIEATLAYDDDGRFLGFRAEATSNIGAFAGFFGLAPAILNLGSMAGPYTIPAMHVEAVGVWTHTGPVAPYRGAGRPEAAYVIERMVDQAARDLHMDPVEIRRRNLIPAEALPYRTALTFTYDCGEFEAVLDKAIAAAGYAGFAARRAEAEARGRLRGIGVAMCIETAGSAGYETTELKFAEDGTVRVLAGTTNHGQGHSTLFAQYVSQRLGYDGAEISVVESDTRVIADGVGTGGSRTAAFASAAVEDAIAKAVEKGRGIAANLLQVGPEDLSFAEGVYTVSGAEQHVTFQEVVRAAFSPDMLPAGTEAGFHVFGRSELSGPSFPNGCHVCEVEIDPETGAVEVISHVLVDDVGFEINPMIVKGQLHGGVLQGAGQILMEDMVYDEDGQILTGSFMDYAMPRISDYCSIEAGSHPVPTATNPTGVKGAGESGTVGSMPALANAIDNALAQRGAKLPDMPMTPSRIWTALRDAARGQDAA from the coding sequence ATGAAGTTCAGTCCAGGAGAAGCCAATCCCCGTCACGAGGACGACCGCCTTCTGACCGGGCACGGCCGGTATTCCGACGACGTCAACCTGCCCGGACAGGCCCATGCGGCGATCGTCCGGTCCCCCTATGCCCATGCCGCGATCAACGGCATCGACGGCGAGGCGGCGCTCGACATGCCCGGCGTGCTTGCCGTGCTGACCGGCGCGGACTGGGTGGCGGACGGTCTGGGCGAGGTCGCGAATCCGGGTATCGTGATGAAGACGCCGCTGCTCCGGCCGGACGGCGTGCCCTTTGTCAATCCGGGGCGCCGGCCGCTTCCGACCGACCGCGTGCGCTATGTCGGCGAGCCGGTCGCGATGGTGGTGGCCGAAACCGCCGCCGCCGCCGCGCTCGCCGCGGAGATGGTGGAGCTCGACCTCGACCCGCTGCCTGCCGCGACCGCCACGGCCACCGCCCGCGACGCGGAGGCGCCGCTGGTCTGGGAGGACTTCCCGCGCAACGAGGTCTTCGTCTATCGCGCGGGCGATGCCGATGCGACGGCGAAGGCGCTCTCCGCCGCGCCGCGTGTCGTGACCGACCGGCTGGTGATCAACCGCATCCACGCCAACCCGATGGAGCCGCGCTCCTGCACCGGCGATTACGACGCCGGCCGGGACCATTACACGATCTACGGCGGGGTGCAGCGTTCCTTCTCCTTCCGCGACATGCTCGCGCGGGAGGTGTTCCGCGTGACGCCCGATCAGGTCGACGTGGTGCCGGGCGATGTCGGCGGCTCCTTCGGGCTCAAGGGTTCGATGAACATGGAAATGCCGCTCGTGGGCTGGGCGTCGAAGCGGCTCGGGCGGCCGGTCAAGTGGACCGCCACCCGGACGGAGATGCTGACCGGCGACGACCACGCCCGCGACGTCATCATCGAGGCGACGCTCGCCTATGACGACGACGGCCGGTTCCTCGGCTTCAGGGCGGAGGCCACCTCCAACATCGGGGCGTTCGCGGGCTTCTTCGGCCTCGCCCCCGCGATCCTCAACCTCGGCTCCATGGCCGGGCCCTACACGATCCCGGCGATGCATGTGGAGGCGGTCGGCGTCTGGACCCACACCGGGCCGGTCGCGCCCTATCGCGGCGCGGGACGACCCGAGGCGGCCTATGTCATAGAGCGGATGGTCGATCAGGCCGCGCGAGACCTGCACATGGACCCGGTGGAGATCCGCCGCCGCAACCTGATCCCGGCGGAGGCCCTGCCCTACCGGACCGCCCTGACCTTCACCTACGATTGCGGCGAGTTCGAGGCCGTGCTCGACAAGGCCATCGCCGCCGCCGGTTACGCGGGCTTTGCCGCCCGCCGGGCCGAGGCGGAGGCGCGGGGCAGGCTGCGCGGCATCGGCGTCGCGATGTGCATCGAGACGGCCGGTTCGGCGGGGTACGAGACGACGGAGCTCAAGTTTGCCGAGGACGGCACGGTGCGGGTGCTCGCTGGCACCACGAACCACGGACAGGGGCATTCGACCCTGTTCGCGCAATATGTCTCGCAGCGGCTCGGCTATGACGGCGCCGAGATCTCCGTGGTCGAAAGCGACACGCGCGTGATCGCGGACGGGGTCGGCACCGGCGGCTCGCGCACCGCCGCCTTCGCCTCCGCCGCGGTGGAGGACGCCATCGCCAAGGCGGTGGAAAAGGGCCGCGGGATCGCCGCGAACCTGTTGCAGGTCGGTCCCGAGGATCTTTCCTTCGCGGAGGGTGTCTATACCGTCTCGGGCGCCGAACAGCATGTCACCTTCCAGGAGGTGGTGCGCGCCGCCTTCTCCCCCGACATGCTGCCGGCGGGGACGGAGGCCGGCTTTCACGTCTTCGGCCGCAGCGAGCTTTCGGGACCGAGCTTTCCGAACGGCTGCCATGTCTGCGAGGTGGAGATCGACCCGGAGACCGGCGCGGTGGAGGTGATTTCCCATGTGCTCGTCGACGATGTCGGGTTCGAGATCAACCCGATGATCGTGAAGGGCCAGCTCCACGGCGGCGTGTTGCAGGGCGCGGGCCAGATCCTGATGGAGGACATGGTCTATGACGAGGACGGCCAGATCCTGACCGGCTCCTTCATGGATTACGCGATGCCGCGGATTTCCGACTATTGCTCGATCGAGGCCGGGAGCCATCCCGTGCCGACCGCGACCAACCCGACCGGGGTCAAGGGCGCGGGGGAAAGCGGCACGGTCGGCTCGATGCCCGCGCTCGCCAATGCGATCGACAACGCGCTGGCGCAGCGCGGGGCGAAACTGCCCGACATGCCGATGACGCCCTCGCGGATCTGGACCGCCCTGCGCGACGCGGCGCGCGGACAGGACGCCGCGTGA
- a CDS encoding N-acyl homoserine lactonase family protein, with amino-acid sequence MTPPAWELFAVCYARQPERRPAHLTYVDGREAESTTGFDYFFWYAVQGERVVVIDTGFSEEACRRLGRAWAGDPATLLARAGIDAGAVRDVILTHAHPDHVGNLDQFPNATFWIHAEEMRALTGEEMSFDFFRHSYHGEDVCALVRLLHAGRLRIIAEDGAFAEGLDHILIGGHAPGQMALRIETRRGPVLLASDAVHLFEEMEGERPFFVFHDMRRMLRGLRTCRRLAGSDDRLVPGHDPRVTEIYPCPVPGMEGILLDLGEAPAGP; translated from the coding sequence ATGACACCCCCTGCCTGGGAGCTTTTCGCCGTCTGCTATGCCCGCCAGCCGGAGCGCCGCCCGGCGCATCTCACCTATGTCGACGGCCGCGAGGCGGAGAGCACGACGGGCTTCGACTATTTCTTCTGGTACGCGGTGCAGGGGGAGCGTGTCGTCGTGATCGACACCGGCTTCTCGGAAGAGGCGTGCCGCAGGCTCGGGCGCGCGTGGGCGGGGGATCCCGCGACGCTGCTGGCGCGCGCCGGGATCGACGCGGGCGCGGTGCGGGACGTGATCCTGACCCATGCCCATCCCGACCATGTCGGCAATCTCGACCAGTTCCCGAACGCGACCTTCTGGATCCATGCCGAGGAGATGCGCGCGCTGACCGGGGAGGAAATGAGCTTCGACTTCTTCCGCCACAGCTATCACGGCGAGGACGTCTGCGCGCTGGTGCGCCTGCTCCACGCCGGCCGCCTGCGGATCATCGCCGAGGACGGCGCCTTCGCGGAGGGTCTCGACCATATCCTGATCGGCGGCCATGCGCCCGGACAGATGGCGCTTCGGATCGAGACGCGGCGCGGTCCGGTCCTGCTCGCGAGCGACGCGGTGCATCTCTTCGAGGAGATGGAGGGCGAGCGCCCCTTCTTCGTCTTCCACGACATGCGCCGGATGCTGCGCGGGCTGCGGACCTGCCGGCGGCTCGCCGGAAGCGACGACCGCCTCGTTCCGGGGCACGATCCGCGGGTGACGGAGATCTATCCCTGCCCGGTGCCGGGGATGGAGGGCATCCTGCTCGACCTCGGGGAGGCGCCGGCCGGGCCGTGA
- a CDS encoding GMC family oxidoreductase, which translates to MEEFDFVIVGAGSAGCIVAYRLAEKGHSVCVLEAGPEDRNIYIRIPAGIVKTSTNDRLLWKFEHQPAPNTNNRTIPLIQGKMIGGGSSLNGMVYSRGQAGDFNLWASRGAEGWDYHSVLPYFRKYERFRDGDADPAYRGREGRVQTSRQPRRDPLCEAFIAAAQADGIPANPDYNGRVQEGVGYAQATIHRGQRSSSARAYLHPARRELGVRVITGAQVRRVLVEDGRATGVEFSREGSDRAETVTARRCTIVSAGTANTAKLLQLSGIGPAALLKEHGIPVLRDLPVGENFSDHYACRVVARVKPRYKTVNQLSRGLNLVGEVAKWLLDLPSILGMSSMSVYGFCKMQPGTADNDYCVTFTPASLKAGLTRKLDDFPGVTSGGWRLRPESRGHVRLRSADWRDAPLVQPNHLGEESDRAITIAAIRRCHRILTGAAMRDYVEVMELPKTPPATEDEWLDYVRQYGSTAYHLVGTCTMGAADDPKAVVDPRLRLRGIEGLRVIDASVMPTTPSGNTNASTTMIAEKASDMLLEDYPRT; encoded by the coding sequence ATGGAAGAATTCGATTTCGTCATCGTCGGAGCAGGCTCCGCAGGTTGCATCGTTGCCTATCGCCTGGCGGAGAAGGGCCACAGCGTCTGCGTGCTCGAGGCGGGGCCGGAGGACCGCAACATCTACATCCGCATCCCCGCCGGGATCGTGAAGACATCGACCAACGACAGGCTGCTGTGGAAGTTCGAACACCAGCCCGCGCCCAACACGAACAACCGCACGATCCCGCTCATCCAGGGGAAGATGATCGGCGGCGGCAGCTCGCTCAACGGCATGGTCTACAGCCGCGGACAGGCGGGCGATTTCAACCTCTGGGCCAGCCGCGGCGCCGAAGGCTGGGACTACCACAGCGTCCTGCCCTATTTCCGCAAGTACGAACGTTTCCGCGACGGTGATGCCGACCCGGCCTATCGCGGCCGGGAGGGGCGGGTGCAAACGAGCCGCCAGCCGCGCCGCGATCCGCTGTGCGAGGCGTTCATCGCCGCGGCGCAGGCCGACGGCATCCCCGCCAATCCGGATTACAACGGCCGCGTCCAGGAGGGCGTGGGCTACGCCCAGGCCACGATCCATCGCGGCCAGCGGTCGAGCTCGGCCCGCGCCTATCTGCACCCGGCGCGCCGGGAACTCGGCGTGCGCGTCATCACCGGCGCGCAGGTGCGCCGTGTCCTTGTCGAGGACGGTCGTGCCACGGGTGTGGAATTCTCCCGCGAGGGCAGCGACCGGGCCGAGACGGTCACCGCCCGGCGCTGCACCATCGTCAGCGCAGGCACGGCCAACACTGCGAAACTGCTCCAGCTTTCCGGCATCGGTCCGGCGGCGCTGCTGAAGGAGCACGGCATCCCGGTGCTGCGCGACCTGCCGGTGGGGGAGAATTTCTCCGATCACTATGCCTGCCGCGTCGTGGCGCGGGTGAAGCCGCGCTACAAGACCGTGAACCAGCTCTCGCGCGGGCTGAACCTCGTGGGGGAGGTGGCGAAATGGCTGCTCGACCTGCCCTCCATCCTCGGCATGAGCTCGATGTCGGTCTACGGTTTCTGCAAGATGCAGCCGGGCACCGCCGACAACGATTACTGCGTGACCTTCACCCCGGCGAGCCTCAAGGCCGGTCTGACGCGCAAGCTCGACGATTTCCCCGGCGTGACCTCGGGCGGCTGGCGGCTGCGCCCGGAGAGCCGCGGCCATGTCCGCCTGCGCTCGGCGGACTGGCGCGACGCGCCGCTGGTCCAGCCCAACCACCTGGGCGAGGAGAGCGACCGGGCGATCACCATCGCTGCGATCCGGCGCTGCCACCGGATCCTGACGGGCGCGGCGATGCGCGACTATGTCGAGGTGATGGAACTGCCGAAGACGCCGCCCGCGACGGAGGACGAATGGCTCGACTACGTCCGGCAATACGGCTCCACCGCCTATCACCTCGTCGGGACCTGCACGATGGGGGCCGCCGACGATCCGAAGGCCGTGGTCGATCCGCGCCTGCGCCTGCGCGGCATCGAGGGGCTGCGGGTCATCGACGCCTCGGTGATGCCGACCACGCCCTCGGGCAACACCAACGCCTCGACCACGATGATCGCGGAGAAGGCCTCCGACATGCTGCTCGAGGACTATCCGCGCACCTGA
- a CDS encoding enoyl-CoA hydratase-related protein yields MAATFEDILYEIDGHVATITINRPEKLNSCTPQTMREIETALDMAGKDPVVGVVVFTGAGEKSFCAGADVSKQREGKMGHTGPREFAPPYLTFSQCPKPIIARVNGYAIGGGNHFAYFCDFTIAADHAIFGQSEPRVAYPTSGPVVNYLVRVVGQKRAREMWMLGRKYSAQQMLDWGLVNAVVPMADLDAEVKKWCDELLAVAPTCLKVYKATFVQEFQDLLGQGDSLRRWMVPDDYRETEQKEGTTAFLEKRKPDFSRFRAAPDREE; encoded by the coding sequence ATGGCTGCAACATTTGAAGACATCCTCTACGAGATCGACGGGCATGTGGCGACGATCACGATCAACCGGCCGGAAAAGCTGAACTCCTGCACGCCGCAGACGATGCGGGAGATCGAGACGGCGCTCGACATGGCGGGGAAGGATCCCGTGGTCGGGGTGGTGGTGTTCACCGGCGCGGGCGAGAAATCCTTTTGCGCGGGGGCGGACGTGTCGAAACAGCGCGAGGGCAAGATGGGGCACACGGGCCCGCGGGAATTCGCGCCGCCCTACCTGACCTTCAGCCAGTGCCCGAAGCCGATCATCGCGCGGGTCAACGGCTATGCCATCGGCGGGGGCAACCATTTCGCCTATTTCTGCGATTTCACCATCGCCGCGGATCACGCGATCTTCGGCCAGAGCGAGCCGCGCGTCGCCTATCCGACCTCCGGGCCGGTGGTCAATTACCTGGTCCGCGTGGTCGGGCAGAAGCGCGCGCGGGAGATGTGGATGCTCGGGCGGAAATATTCGGCGCAGCAGATGCTCGACTGGGGCCTCGTGAACGCGGTCGTGCCGATGGCTGATCTCGATGCGGAGGTGAAGAAATGGTGCGACGAACTCCTTGCCGTCGCGCCCACCTGCCTCAAGGTCTACAAGGCCACCTTCGTCCAGGAATTCCAGGACCTTCTCGGCCAGGGCGACAGCCTGCGCCGCTGGATGGTGCCGGACGATTACCGGGAGACGGAACAGAAGGAGGGCACCACCGCCTTCCTCGAAAAGCGCAAGCCGGACTTCTCCCGCTTCCGCGCCGCCCCCGACCGGGAGGAGTGA